One segment of Solanum stenotomum isolate F172 chromosome 1, ASM1918654v1, whole genome shotgun sequence DNA contains the following:
- the LOC125866366 gene encoding protein trichome birefringence-like 6: protein MEKQRSFSIKPTRLWLFSFTISFSLIFFIFFSIWVLNLPLYSRQETHFQFNSTTTAASVSLGLRSPFKIQSLTGLHRNYSATQIKNSILVSTHFSRVENESQVSNFSTFEGILEKESQPRSVAYDINSEKKLTFFGNRSTKSETVSSKGLEIDSTNSSISIWNQQQKNVSITLSKKEEVSSDVLQVVNKKECDITKGKWVFDENYPLYTNASCPYIDEGFSCENNGRLDKNYMKWRWQPQDCDIPRFNATQMLELIRGKRLVFAGDSINRNQWESMLCLLMGAIKDPRKVYETRGRRITKEKG from the exons ATGGAGAAACAGAGAAGTTTCTCCATTAAACCTACAAGGCTATGGCTTTTCTCTTTCACCATTTCATTTTCTctaatatttttcatctttttctctaTATGGGTTCTCAATCTTCCACTATATAGTCGTCAAGAAACTCATTTTCAGTTCAACAGTACGACTACTGCTGCTTCAGTCTCTTTGGGTCTCAGATCTCctttcaagattcaatctttaaCTGGTCTTCACAGAAATTACTCAGCAACCCAAATCAAGAACTCGATTTTGGTGAGTACCCATTTCAGTAGAGTTGAAAATGAGTCCCAAGTTTCTAACTTTTCAACATTTGAGGGAATCTTGGAAAAGGAAAGTCAGCCACGATCAGTGGCTTATGATATAAatagtgaaaaaaaattgacctttTTCGGTAACCGTTCGACCAAATCTGAAACTGTTTCTTCTAAGGGTCTTGAAATAGATAGTACCAATAGTAGTATTTCTATTTGGAATCAGCAGCAGAAGAATGTGTCTATTACTTTGTCTAAGAAAGAAGAAGTTTCTAGTGATGTGCTTCAGGTGGTGAATAAGAAAGAATGTGACATCACAAAAGGGAAGTGGGTTTTTGATGAGAACTATCCTTTGTACACAAATGCTTCATGTCCCTACATTGATGAAGGTTTTAGTTGTGAAAATAATGGGAGATTGGATAAGAATTATATGAAATGGAGGTGGCAACCTCAAGATTGTGACATTCCAAG ATTCAATGCTACTCAGATGTTGGAACTTATTAGAGGTAAAAGATTAGTGTTTGCTGGTGACTCCATCAACAGGAATCAATGGGAATCGATGTTGTGCTTGTTAATGGGAGCAATAAAAGATCCAAGAAAGGTTTATGAAACTCGTGGCCGGAGAATAACCAAAGAGAAGGGA